The stretch of DNA GCAGTAAAGAAAAGACCAGGAATCTGGGCTTGCAGAGCTCTCCCACAGGAGTGAGCATAaaggtctatttcttttttaatgctctggttgttcttttccctttccttgacTGTGTATTAGTATTTGATGATTCAGcaacttaattttaaataattcaggAAGCTGGAGTCAACTCGTTCAATATCCATCAGATAATTTTTTCTtggattttcaattttattttatttcacccaATATACCTTTTTGATGAAAATTAACTTCTgatcttgtctttttatttttcaatgtttgtGGTATTGTTTgacagactttattttttagagttttAGAAAATTGTGCAAAGGGTACagagctatttttttaaatcatggagCCATGCAAGGGAGGGGCTATTTGGTTAGGAATGGAGGCCAGACTTTGATTAGGAACAAAACAAAGGATGGAGTTTGGCTTTGCGTGAACCTGGAACTCAGAATGGCCTGAATCCCACTGATACCTTCTGGGTGATTTGAAAGGGGCAGGCGCAGCCTTGTCTCCTGAGGTTGACAATCACCAAGCTTTGAAAGGCAAGCCTCTGCACCTGACATCTGATCATTTGCTCATTCAACCAGGAGTTTCTTAATGCTTCTCATGGTCCAGGACAGGGCTATGCTGGGCTCCTTGGGCCCAGCGGGGGATGAGACATGCGTGGCCCCGGAACTCAGGGAAGTCGTAGCTCTGCAGTGCCGGGCAAgcctctgccccttcccccagGTAACCTGTGCCCCAGCAGGAGGAGCTAAATAAATCCTGTGCAGAGAGGCCGGTGGGGGCTGCTGGTAGAGGTTCTGGCTTGGCCACGTAAGTGGTGGAAACATTTTAAACAGGAGGGCTACAGGATCACATTTGAACTTTACCAATTACTTGTGACAACTGTGAGGCCTGGTTCCCCAGTGGTCAGTTTACTCAAGCCGGGGCCCTATTCTTGAATTCACAATAGCCTGTGAATTCAATAGGTTTAGCTAATTCCTAGTCCTGCTTGTTTTAGCCCAGCCCAGCCTCAATTCctgaaaaatgagacaaagcagGGACCTTTCCAGCGCTCATCACCATCACGGAGTTTTACTCATGTCATCACTTGCTCGCATCGGTCTCCCCTGCATTGCTTCCCCAGTGCCTCCAGTGGCAGCAAGCACATTGAGAACTTTCAGAAAGTACTGGTGGGAAGAACACTGGATTCCCTGGGACCTGGCATGGAGTAGTTACTCCTCTATACATGTTAAATGTATGCACTGAGTTGAGCAAAAAGCCCACGTACAGGTGTGACAGGGAGGGTTAAATCGTACTTGGGATCACTTCCCTTGTCACGTGCCAGGGATGGCTGATAGGGCAGCAGGACTCGGCTGCAGCCTGACCAACCTTGGGGATCTCAGTGATGTTCCGGGCTCCCTCTCCCCCGAGATCTGCTTCTTTCTCTGTAGGCTCTGATGCTGGTCTCTGTTAGAAGAAGGCTGCTCACAGCTCTGCTACAAGCTCAGAGGTGGCCCTTTCAGCCTTCTAGAGACATGAGACTGGTGCAGTTCCAGGCCCCTCACCTGGTGGGACCTCATCTAGGCCTGGAGTCAGGGAATGGCGGGGGTGTCATCAACCTCAACGCCTTTGACCCCACGCTCCCCAAGATGATGAAGGAGTTCCTGCAGCAGGGGGAGGACGCCCTCTCCGTGGCGAGAAGGTAAATCAGGCTGCAGGACCTcatcctccccctcctcccaccccaccccggaACCAGAACCCGTAGGCAGCCGGCAAGGGCACAGGGCaaccctccctcttccctcccctgtTCTCTTAGCAGCCAGCCTTGGGAATCTTAAAGGACAATATCCTTGATTTATGGCGGAGGAGATGAGGCCCAGGGAAGGTGTCTGGTGGTGGAGCCAGGTCTCCACTTCATCCACCACCTTTCTCAGGGTTTCATCCCTGCCTGAGGGGTCTGGGGCGCGTGGTCCTCAGCAACACTGTGGGAAGCGGGGTGACTGGTCTCCAGGTCTCCAGGCTTCTTAGAGGAGAGAGGGCCGCAAAGAGGTTTTCTCAGAGATGATGGCTCCTGGGCGTGGGCTGGCTGATGTGAGGCTTCCCTGAAGCCAGGAGCCCCGCGGGGTCTGGTTGGAGGGCGCCAGGGAAGAGCACACGGACGCCACTCTGAGGTGTCCTTTCCCTTAGTGAGCCAGCAGAGACAGAACTGTTTGCCAGCACACAGACTTGGGGACAGGATGGGAGAACGTCTCGTGCGTCCTGGTGGGAGGCGTGGAGTGGTCAGCCTCTACAGAGTCTGAAATACCTCTGAAAACACCTGTGAAATTACAAatgcaacctaaaattcccccttttaaccacgttTAAATATATAATTGGGTGCTGTTAATTTCGTTCAGTgttctgctaccatcaccaccatccattaccgaaacttctccatcatcccaaatggaaactgtattttaaaCCTTGTAACTCCCAATTCCCTACCCCCATCCAAgagcttgtatatatatatatatattgctgtaTATAtgtcaccaaaataaaaattattttcaaaatccatTGTAAAAATCTTGGGAAAAAATGACAAATGTGGATAACTTCTGGCTCCACAGTTATACTTTCAGGACATTTTTCTGCAGTTGCACCTCCATTTTTGCAAATATGGTCTGTGCCAGGTAGTTCCCTGCCCCAGGCTTCCTAGCAGCACAGGATTGAAAACAAGCTCCCCGAAAAGGAGGGAGCTGACTCCCTACTGTTAGGGAGAGAGTGCCAAAATAGTGTTAACTTAAAAAACCACAGCGTCTGCAGCGTCCTTTCATCTGCACAAACGAGGGGGGGCGGGAAGGGCCACCCAGCGTGGCTGTGAGGAGACAGGGGTTGTCTCCGAGGAGGGGAACGGGGCAGCCAGGAGAATGTCTGGGAATTTCCATTTAAACTCCTCATTCATAACCAGTGCTCTCCTCTCTAAGGACGGCACACGGAATCAGGTGGTTGACAGGGTGGGAGGAAAATACCTTTTACAAAGCAAAGCCTGTAGCTGCCCAgggtctctcagccagcccctctcccctgccctggTCTCTGCAGAGCCCAGGCTGCCTCGTTGCCAGTCCTGCCGCGGTCGGAGGTGACTTTCCTGCCCCCGGTCACGGGGCCAGACAAGGTGGTGTGTGTGGGCTTGAATTACGTGGACCACTGCAAGGAGCAGAACGTGCGCGTGCCCACGGAGCCCATCATCTTCAGCAAGTTCGCCAGCTCCATCGTGGGGCCCTACGACAACATCGTGCTCCCGCCCGAGAGCAAGGTTGGTGCCTCCCCACTGCCCTCTGAGGAGCCACCTGCCGCTGATTGCAGGggtagaaaattaataaatgctGATAAGTGTAGTCGCTGGTATGCCCACTGCCCAGCGCACACCCTGGTttgccacctgccttcccaggccTGTCTGCTGTGCAGACACCTACCTCTTACGACTCATCAAGAACCTTGTTTATGCCATTAAATATTCTCCCCTAATGTGTTTTAGGTTAATGTGTAGTTTCCTGTTATACCAAAGGCCATAAGTCATTCAGTGACTCCCCATTGGTGGATACATACATGGTTTCCAGTGTGGGGCATTTACCAAAGATGCTGCAGTGAACATCCTTAGGAAAAAGACTTTGCACCTCTGAGTGCAAATACAGGGTTATTTCCTTTGAATAAACTCAGTATCTGAATGTCTGGGTCAAAGTTAAGGCAAAGTTTCAAAACTGGAGAAATTCTGTTAAGTAGACATTTTGAAAAGTTGTAAAAGCAATTTACACACCCACCAGTAGTGTGTTCCCTTATTGATACaacttaatttctccttcagagtttatttttgagatattttgaaaacaaatagcctacagaaaagttgcagaaaaaaaaaacaatatagtaAACGCTCATATATTCTTTATCTGGATTACTGTTacaattttgccacatttgttccCCAGTCCTCCTTGccacttttttttgggggggggggggaggacagCATTTGGAAGTAAACTGCATACTCTAATAAGACAATTTACTTGTAAAAACTCGCCTGTGCACCTCCTAAGAATAAGAGCAGCATCCTTCCTGCCCATACTATGAAGacattgaaatccagttctccagaGCCTGCCCCTCGTCCAGTTCTGCAGTCGCCGTGGGGGGCTGCCTGCCACTGACTGAGCTTGTGGGCCCACAGGTCACAGCTCGCTGGTGGGTGGTGATGGTGGGTATGAGCCGGCACCCGGTGCAGCTTCTCAGGACGTGGGAACAGGCCCTGCGGCCCCAGCTGCTCACGGCTCCCTTCCCGCCCACAGGAGGTGGACTGGGAGGTGGAGCTGGCCGTGGTCATCGGAAAGAAGGGCAAGCACATCAAGGTGAGCTGGGGTGGGCTCCCTGCCCAAGAGTGGTGCAGGGGCCCACTAGGGCCAGTGACTGTGGCCACCTGCTCCCTGGTGCTCTTACCCCACCCCTGCTGCCCTCTAAGAGCCTTCCTCGCAGGGCACAGTGCCACCCGGGCTCGCACCTCCAATCGGCCAGCTCTGCTCCCCTGTAGGCCGCAGATGCCATGGCTCACGTGGCCGGCTTCACCGTGGCGGATGATGTGAGTGCTCGGGATTGGCAAATGCAGCGCAACGGGAAGCAGTGGCTACTGGGAAAGACCTTCGATACCTTCTGCCCCCTGGGCCCTGCCTTGGTGACCAAGGACAGTGTGGCAGGTAGGCAGGTGGGCCAATCACTGCATGCTGATTCTGTTCCTTCCCCATCCTGGGGACCTCAGTGTGAGGACACCGCCCACCCCCAGGAAGCAGCAGTGTTGAGGTGTGGCTCAATGCACAGCCCACCCCTACCAGCTGCCGCCTCCTTAGCAAGTCTCAGCTCAGCCATGAGTTCTCCCACAGGCTCCCTTCCCCACGCCTACCACACCTGAAAGGGAGCACTGTGGCAGGGGTCAGGGAACCATGGTTCCAATGCTACTGCTGTCCTCATGAGGTGGGCATGGAGAACAGGGCTCCGTGGGTTGCTCAGGCCCCCCAGCAGTAGCTGCTGGGAGCCCAGCCCTTAGGCTGGAAGGAAGCAGCCCTGGCCCTTGAGCACTGTGGAGAAGCTGCCACCAAGCCCCACACTTCCCTCAGCCAGGGGGCCGAGGGCACCGCAGGCGCAGCCCTGGCAAGCCAGGCAGCCAGCATGAGGGCTGAGAGGGAGTGGCTCAGAGGGCAGAGCACAGCCACCCAGCGGGGGCTTGTCCCGTCGACATTGTGGGGAGGGCCAGGTCTGCACCATCAGGACACCACCAGTGTCCCAGCTGCTCTGCCCGAGAGTGTGTGTGATGGAGAGCTCTCCACCAGGGCAGTGTGAGGTGACCTGCCCTGCCAGCACCAGGCCCCAAAGGCCTCGCGGCCTGTGCTAGGACCTGCTGCTCTGTGGGTGCTGCGGCCTCTCCTGTCTGCAGCCCAGGGACGTCCCAGCCCAAACACACCCATCGCTCAATATTACTGCACAGGGACCACTACCAGGCACACTCCTGGGAGAGGGGGATGCAGGGAAGGCAGGTGTGCAGGAAGTCACAGGTGGGGGGTGGCGGAGCCCAGTGAGCCATGCCACGAGCAGCTCACATGGGGACAGTGTGCGCAGTCCTTCCCCTGGCACCTCACAAGGGGACAGGAGCTCCAACCCGTGCCTCTCCCTGCCGCTCAGATCCACACAACCTGAAGATCTGCTGCCGAGTGAACGGGGAGCTGGTCCAGGCCAGCAGCACCAGCCAGATGGTGTTCAAGACGCAGGAGCTGGTAGCCTGGGTCTCCCGGTGAGTGGCCGAGCCTTCCATCCCGGCTATGGCCTTCTGGGCTGGTATGCTCACATGGGCCTTTTGGTTTGCCCCAGGTTCGTCACTCTTTACCCCGGGGATGTCTTCCTGACCGGGACCCCCCCAGGTGTTGGTGTGTTCAGGAAACCTCCTGTCTTTCTCAAGGTAGGGTGGCTACAGGGAGCAGGAACCCTGAGAGCACGTGGGCTTGGCTCAGATTCATGCCCTCCAGGCCTGTGTGGTATTGCTGCGGGTATGCTGAGCCATGATATGCTCTGTTTCAGAAGGGAGACGAAGTCCAGTGTGAGATCGAGGAACTCGGCATGATCATCAACAAGGTGGTGTGAGACCCCTGCTGCAGGCCTGGACTTCAGACAGGGCAGGGCCTCCACTCTTGAGCCCAGCCCAGGGAAAGGCCCCGTGCCAGACAGGGTTGCAGATGCCAGACAGgtgccctccctccccccaggAGTCTTCCTGTACTCAGGAGGGAGAAGAGATGGGGTGGTCCTCCTCAATAAATTTCTCGGGCCAGGACATCAGTGTGGCATCTGCTATTGTCTTTTAGGGGTGAGACGGGGCATTCACGCAGAGCTGGGGAAGGTGAGTGCAGACACACACAAGCAGACCAGAGACACAGCTGGGGAAAGGGGACTCATCTAGTTCTTGTAATCACAGCAAGGGGCAGCAAGGACAGTTGGGCCTCAAAAGACTTGATAGTCCAGCTAACTCTGCTGCCCTTGGGTCAGTCTTCAGGCCCCAGGACACAGGCTGGTTCTGGGTCTGAGAAGCCCCGGCCCGGCCCCCAGACCTAGCCACAGAGGAACTGCCGGATGAACTGCTCCAGCTTTTCCTGACTGTCACGGCTGGCGAATGCGGGGGACAGGCTGAGCACGGGGCCTGCAGGGCCTGGCGTCTGCTGCAGCACCTAGGGTAGGGAGGGGCTCAGGGGCGCAGCCTGCCCCGCAGCACTGCACTGAATCCTCTGAGTCCCTGCGAGGGGCCTGTGGAGCCCCCGCGGGTATCTGTCCTCTCTCTGGGAGTGAGAATGGTCAGTGGTCTGGGACACCAAGATGGGCAAAAAAACCACCCTGCCTCCTCCACCCTCCTTTTCCACTCCACACCTTGTCCTGTAGACACCGAGTGAAGCCCAGGGTCCCAACGCATTGCTGGGGCCAGCCCAGGAGTGTGGGTTAAGGGGTGGGAGGCAGTTGGGCAGTATGCTTGGCCTTCTCACCCCCAGGTCTCTGAAGGTCCAGATGGCCCTGATGGCGAGATGTGGGTCCACACACTCTGGAAAGCAGAGCAAAGCACAGGTCTGAAGGAGGGAGGGCAGGCCGGGAGCCACGGGGCTCAGACTGAACCTTCCAGAAGGTCTCtcggtcccccccccccccccgtgctcCCTGCCCAGCAGAGGGCAGCAGCCACCAGCAGACCCGCCCCCCCCATCAGCCTGGCCAGCGGCTCCGACTCACCGAAGCACCCTTTCTCCCGCGCAGTGGCCTGCAAGAACCGGAGCAGCTGCCTCGAGTAGCCAGGCTCTGTGGGCAGAGGGCCAGACCTGGACCCGGGGCCTGCGCAGGCAGGATCCACAGGCTTCCGCTCAGCCTCACCCTGGCGCCTGCAGGGCAGGAAGGGCCTGGGCCCAGGCAGCGCTGGGCACTGTGGCGCAGGGTGTGGTGGCCCTCACCTGTGTCCGGCAGCCGCCCCTGGTGGAGGAAGGCAGCAGTGTGGGCGAAGGCCCCGAGCAGCGGGCTCAGGAGGCGGCAGAGGAAGATGAAGAAGTCCGGGCAGCGCGACTGCTGGCTGAGCTGGGGAAGGCAGGGCAGGTGAGGGGCGGCACCCGGCCACCCGCTGCCCCCTCCCACTACCTTCCCCCAGCGCACCCTGAAGTACCGGCCCGCGGCCACCTCAAGGTCATCGCTGTCACTGTCGCTGAAGTCCCCAGTTGGCTTCCACAGCAGCTTCGTGCTCAAGTGCTGTCGCCCCGTGTcgcaggccagctgggagcctgggGTCTGGGGAACGTGGGCCCTGCTGGCCCCTGCCAGGCTGGCCAGGACTTACCCCCAGCCACAGCCCCACCCTAAGCACACCCATGCAGTTGTGTAAAACCAGTTCAAGCAGACCCAGGAAACCCAAGAAGAAAATCCTGGCCGTGCAAGATGGGCCATCTGCTGAGCCACCTCGCAGAGAGAGGAAGAGCCCACCCTCAAGGCCACACCTGCAGACAGCAGTTGGAGTACATCTGTCCAGCCATCACGACAGACACATGCACCCAGGGCTGATGTGATGTGCCCAGATCCCAAGACAAAGGGTGGCAGTGGGGGGACCCTGGCTGCCCACCTACCAGGCTCTGTCCTGGCTGCAGCTGCTGGGCCAAGGGGCTGCCCACTCTACCTCAAGCACACAGCAGAGGGGCCAGGGGGCAACTGTCCACCAGAGCAAGAGGCGGCCAGGACCTGCACCTACCTCCTCGGCAACCAGGAGCCCACACTGGATGAGGCGGTCCAGCACCTCCTGGCAGTAGCAGTAGGAAGACTGGCAGggctggggaaaaaaagacagcTATGGGGCCCCAGGAGAGCCTGCAGGAGGGGCCCCCGAGCCGAGCGGGCTGTGGGAAGCGGGGCCTGACCTGCAGGAGCAGCAGGTCACGTGGCAGCAGGTGCAGCAGCAGGAGGATCTGGCCATACAGCTCACTCTGGCTCAGCAGCTCCAGGCCCTGCAGCTCCCAGGGCCCCTCGGGTGGCACCCGTCGGGCCAGCAGCCCTCGCACGGCACAAGCTGGGAGACGGGCGGGGCCCAAGGGACATGAGGAGGACGGAGGCCAGGCCCCTCGCCCCCACCCACCCCGGGGCCGAGCCCCAGGCCTCACCGCCCACAGCCTCGCTCAGGAAGGCGGGCAGCAGCTCGGCACTGAGGCGCGCCAGGTGGGCGAGGCTGGGCCCAGGCCGCGGCAGCACCAGCACGTCCCCTGGGCAGGTGCGCATCAGGGCAACATGGGGGCGCAGCAGGCTCAGCGTGTGCCGCACCAGGCCCCGGAGCTGCCCCGAGAAGCCCACGTCGAAGCCACGCAGCAGCGTCTCCTCTGTCAACCACGAGAACTCCCCCAGGAGATGAGAGAGGAGCACACCCTGGGTAGGCAAATTGGGGCAAGGAATGCTGAGCCGGAgggccccctgccccctgcaccccTCACCACGCCACCTCCCTCGGCCCCACCTTCTGACGTCTGAACAGCAGCAGCGTCGCCATGATGGCTGTGCTCATCACCGCCGAGCTGGCCACGCTGGCTGGGCCGGGGAGGGAGCACAAGTCAGGGCCAGGAGCCAGCTGCAGGGCCTCCGCCACCTGGCAAGTCTTCCCAGCCAAGAAACCTCTGCTCCATGGCAGCAGTCCCCATGGAGGTCACTCCAGCTCAGGTCAGGGGAGAGCAGGCCTGGTCCCTGGCCCTGCCTCTCCACAAGCCCTGGACTTTCCCTGTTCCTCGCAGACCCAAACTGGCTCCAGCCTCCCACACAGATGGACCCCTCCGGAGCAGCACTAGACATGTTCTCTACTGCGTGCTGTGCACCAGAACCCGGGCCCAGAGCACGCCACAGGGTGGCCCCAGGGGCCTGGGGGcctgacccccaccccagcccttccTCTGCAGTTCAGGTGGCCACTCCCGAGCTCCCATCTGGAGGCTCCCCAAGCCTTCTCAGGCACAGGGAGAGGTCAGCTCCTGGGGACAGGGTGCCCGGTGCGCCACACAGCAAGAGCACAGCAGGTGCACAAGTCCACGAGCGGAGGCCCTGAGCGGGGTCACCCAGAGGAGGAGGGGCTGCTCGGGGCCCCGGAGGCCCAGATCTCGCTCACCCTCACCGTTCAGGACGTGGCAGCCCAGCCTCCTGACCAGGAGCTGCGTCTCCTCTCCGAGGGCCAGCAGGGGGCCAACCACCGGCGTCCACTCCTGCTCCTTCTCCGTGTCTGGGACCACAGTCCTAGGAGAGGCAGGCCAAAGTGACGCGTGAGGTGAGCACAGGCCTGCGGAGAACTCAGAGCCCTCTTGAAGTGGAGGAGGTTTCCCCTTTCAGCCTTGGGGTGGGAGGCAGCCCTCCGGGCCCATAgcccacacacccacacagacCCCACGCAGGAGAGGTGCCTGGCACTGCCCTCCCAGGTACCTTGTGGCAAAGGAGGTGGATTCCGTGACTTGTCTCTGTatgaggggagggggagggggagggggaggggccccGGGGCCCACACACTTCCCTGCTCCTACCCTTGGCCCAGCACGAGGGGCTGCAGCAGCTGCTCCAGGGTCTGCCTGCTACCCCAGCAGCTTCTGGAATTGGTGATGTATTCCTGCCCAGGACAAGGCTCTTAGATGATCTGCCCCAGCCCACCACGACACCTGCTAGGCACAGCCAGCTGCAGAAACCCCAGGACAGAGCCCATGGGAAACTCCAAGCAAGACATTCCAGGTTTCACCCTGCTGGCTCCTACCtgcagggagaagggctgggccAGGTGCACACGGACACAGCCCTGGCGGCTGCAGCCCCAGCTGCTGCGCAGGCTCCGCAGAACAGCCAGAGCTCCTGTCCACAGCCCCAGGGGGGGCGCGGCCTGCAGGAAGGGACGCCACTGAGGGGCTGGCTCACATGGGGCCCCACTTCTCTCCAGAGCCTGCTTGGTCATCTCAGGGCCAACCTGATATGTGACTCTGAACTCAGCTAGCTCTGATTTGCTCACCcacaaaacagaacagatcccTCCCTGGCAAGTCTTTTGAGGATTAACTGCCTTGGAGAAGGAGAACGCAGTCGCAGGAGAACGACTGTAGGGAGTAGACCCTTTGACCCCAGCTCCCTATGGGGGGAGCTCGGCCACAGAACACAGCATTGTGCCTCCTGTCGGGAGACAGGCTGGCACTGGGGGTCCCCAAGGGCAGGAGGGTCTCACGTGGTGAGGATCATGCAGTGCATCTGCAACCAGGTCGTAGGTGATGGCCACCGGCACCAGCATGGCATCCGGGACGACGCCTGCCTGCACCGTGTGCACCACCAGGCCCAGCCAGGCCTGGCCCAGGGCCGACAGCCTCCAGCCCTGGGCCCCAGGGGGCTCCTCCAGGAAGATAAGCAGGGGCTGCCCACTGACCAGCAGCTGCTCCATGGCCTGGTGTGGCAGGGGGAGGCATCAAAGTCAGTACAGGGACAAACTCCCACACCCCTGCCAGTCCATACACAATCACAGTGACACTCACCGCATGGACCACAGCCCTTGCCAGGACTCCCTTAGGGCTGTCCAGGGGGAGGCTGGCCTCTGGAGGCAGGAAGAGCCCCCCAAGGTGCCTCAGCAGGGCTCTGTGGAGCACAGGACAGAGGCTGATGAAGAAGGAGCTCCACAGACGACCAGCCTGGGTTCTGCCACGGACACTCCACTGAGCCCCCAGGCTGGGCAGCAGCCAGGAAGGCCTCCTGGGAAGCTGCTGACAGTGGACCCCCATGCTCAGGCCCATGTCCTCCTGCCCCAGCCAGGGCCTTCCCCCACGGGTGTTCAGGACACCAGATCTTTACCTGAGAGCGGGGGAGCAGGCGTGAGGATCCCAGGCCACCCGGAGCACACCCAGCCCCTGGGAGAGCAGTACGAAGGGCAGCATGATGCCGTCCAGAAAGGACTTGTGGGTGGACAGGAGGACGAGTGGCAAGTCCTGCTCCGAGAGGTAGACACAAAGGCCCAGCTGTGCCTCTGCCCCGAAGGCCCAGGAGAGCCCTGAAGGGAGGTTCAGCTGACAGCTCTGCCTTCTGAGTACATTTCCCAAACAGCATTTTCAAAGGGGAGCTTTTCCACAGTGTTTAAGGTAATGTGCTGACATAATGAAAGGCTTAAAGCCTTAAAGAGCACGATAATCAGACACTGGAGGAAACCCAGGGGAGCAGGCCCATGAGACCCCAACAAGTCAGGAGAGCAGAGGATGTTCCCACCAGCTGCCGGCTTGCCTGACCCATTCCCAGCCGGCGGCGGCCTTACCGCCTGGGCAGCCTGGTGCACCATCTTCAGCTGACCCCTGTGCAGTTGCACGTTGAGGAAGAGGCGGTTCAGGAGCCACAGCAGCGCCCAGCCCAGCAGCCTGCAGACCGACCCCCAGCTTGAGCCCAGGCAGACAGGGCACTGCCCAACAACCCTCCAGGGCAGGCACCGCTGCTGCCCCCGTGTCACAAGGGAGGCCTGACTATGGACCCCAGACTGCTGGGCCCCATCCCCATGCTGTCACCCAAGAAGACGATGCAGCTATCCTACACTGGCTCTCCCCACTTCCTTCACCACAAAAGAGCCACAGTCATTACCTGGCCCTGTCTAAGCAAGCTGCCGTGGAAGGTGGAACAGACGGGGAGCAGTTGGTGATGCCAGAAAGAAAGGATAACTGAAGGGGCAATTGGGTGGGGGGGTGTCCAAAGGCCTTGTGGGGTCAGCTGTGACTGAAGGAAAACCACCAGGCAGAAGCAGGTACGAGCAGGTCCTCACCTGGCAGCTTCTAATTCCTTGCAAGGACAGTGCCTCCTCTTTCCCAAGTTCACATCTAACAACCCCGCTTCACATGCCAGGTCCCAACCCCGTTCTGCCTTCAACTTCCAGAAAAGACTGAGCCCTTTCCTGGCCCAGGGCCTCAGCTCCTCCCTCCCCTAGCAAGAACACTCCCTGCGCTCACAGTGCTGGCTCCTTTCCCTCCTTAGGCCCTACCTTGCAGGCCTCTTCCTGcccagggggcaggggcagccccAGCCCCTCCTATCTTCCTCACAgggctgtctgtctgtcttctctGACCTGAGCACCACGCACACCTGGGACAGGGCCCTGTGCCTAATGCGCTCACACCTGTGCGGGGCAGCCGCACCCCCGCTCCCACGAGAGTGGTACCCAGCCGACTCCCACTCTGCAGAAGGGCAGAGGCTGGAGCCCAGGGCGGCCCCTCAGCAGTTACCTGAGCAGGAAGGGGCGGGGTGGAGCCTgaatgtggctcagcaggcgctGCACCTCCTGCTTCGCCTGGCCAGGCTCCtggccctccccagcccctcccggGACCCTCCCCGAGATGGCCTTCTGCACCCTGTGGGAGGAAAGGGGGTCAGGCTGGGTGGGCAAGGCCTCCTGGTCATTCCCCAGCGCACAGCCCATCTCCACCCTCCATCCTCCCCACGGCCTTCAAGACCATGCCCAGCCGGCAGCCCCCATCCCTCACCTGGAacttgccacccccaccccctcacccagTGCTTTCCATGATCTTCTGCGAGGCATCCTTGCAGGGAGGTATGTGCTGCTCCACTGACCACAGGAAATAGCAGAGCCTCCGAACCAGCCAGCCCCGAAACCTGGGTGCGGCCCCAGAGTAGGGGCAGGGGAGGCCATCTTTCAGAGAGGTCTACCCTTCCTCCCACCCTGGGTCCTCAGATGGCTGTCCCCAGGCCCAAGGCAATGAAAATTCCTTAGCACAGAGTAGAAGGAGGAACCCCTGCCTGCCAGCCAGTGCAGGttcagggcctggcacacagtgagcAGCAGTGCTCACGGAAGAACCTGCAGGACAGCTACAGGCCTGGCTGCCGGGCCCTGGGCtgtggggtggagggcagggcCCTGCCTTGCCCGTCAGAGGAAGAAAAGGGCACCACGACCCTGCCCCAGAGTGGCTACCTGGTGTCCTCCTCCTGCACCAGG from Tamandua tetradactyla isolate mTamTet1 chromosome 17, mTamTet1.pri, whole genome shotgun sequence encodes:
- the LOC143660591 gene encoding oxaloacetate tautomerase FAHD2A, mitochondrial isoform X1 codes for the protein MLVSVRRRLLTALLQAQRWPFQPSRDMRLVQFQAPHLVGPHLGLESGNGGGVINLNAFDPTLPKMMKEFLQQGEDALSVARRAQAASLPVLPRSEVTFLPPVTGPDKVVCVGLNYVDHCKEQNVRVPTEPIIFSKFASSIVGPYDNIVLPPESKEVDWEVELAVVIGKKGKHIKAADAMAHVAGFTVADDVSARDWQMQRNGKQWLLGKTFDTFCPLGPALVTKDSVADPHNLKICCRVNGELVQASSTSQMVFKTQELVAWVSRFVTLYPGDVFLTGTPPGVGVFRKPPVFLKKGDEVQCEIEELGMIINKVV
- the LOC143660591 gene encoding oxaloacetate tautomerase FAHD2A, mitochondrial isoform X2 — translated: MRLVQFQAPHLVGPHLGLESGNGGGVINLNAFDPTLPKMMKEFLQQGEDALSVARRAQAASLPVLPRSEVTFLPPVTGPDKVVCVGLNYVDHCKEQNVRVPTEPIIFSKFASSIVGPYDNIVLPPESKEVDWEVELAVVIGKKGKHIKAADAMAHVAGFTVADDVSARDWQMQRNGKQWLLGKTFDTFCPLGPALVTKDSVADPHNLKICCRVNGELVQASSTSQMVFKTQELVAWVSRFVTLYPGDVFLTGTPPGVGVFRKPPVFLKKGDEVQCEIEELGMIINKVV